CCGCCGCGACGCGCTCGGCGAACGCCGGTCGGTGGGGTACAGATATCGCCCGCGCCCTCTGTTCGATCTCGACTTCGACGCCGTGGGTGTGTGCCGCCCCTTCGATCGCTCGGGTCGCTCGTTCCCGTGCGTACTCGTAGAGCGCGTCGCTCTCGCCCCGCGTCTCGACTTCCATCACTGCACGCTCGGGGATCACGTTGCTCGCGGTCCCCGCGTCGAGTCGCCCGACGTTCACCCGGGTCATTCCCTCGGAGTGTCTGGGGATCGCCTGTATCGCACAGGTCGCGCTCGCCGCCGCGTGGAGCGCGCTCGCGCCCTCCTCGGGGGCGGCCGCGGCGTGAGCCGATCTCCCGGTGAACGTCACCTCCATCGAGCCCGCGGTGAGGAACTCCACCCCGGAGACGACCGTTCCGGTCGGGATTCCGAGTCCCAGGTGGACCGCCACCAGCGCGTCCATGTCGTCGAGGTGTCCCCCCGAAGCCATCGCCCGCCCGCCGCCGAGGCCCTCCTCCGCGGGCTGGAAGAACAGCTTCAGGGTGCCGTCGAAGCCCTCGTCCGAGGCGACCCGCTCTGCCAGACCGAGTCCGATCGCCGTGTGGCCGTCGTGACCGCAGGCGTGCATCTCGCCCGCGTGCGTCGACTGGAACCCCTCGTTCGCCGGGAGGTGTCCGTCGTCGGCCTCCTCGACCGGGAGCGCGTCCATGTCCACTCGGAACCCGACCGTGGGCCCGTCCCCGTGTTCCAGCGTCCCGACGACGCCGGTGAGTCCGCCCGCCATCCGATCGACGAGGTCGGGATCTGCACCCTCCCCGACCGCTCGCTCGGCCGCCCGTTCGAGCTCCTCGGGTCCGGGTCGTCGCGCCTCGGTCGTGGGATCGACCACGTCCGGACCGACGGCGACGTCGAAGCCCAGTTCCGCGAGCCTCTCCGCGACGATCGAACTCGTTCGGAACTCGCACCAGCCCCGTTCGGGGTGAGCGTGGAGGTCGCGCCGGAGTTCGACGACGTGTTCCGTACTCATGGCGGGGAGAGTCGCCTCCCTCACAAAGCGTTTGGCCTCCCGGTCACTCGCCCGGGACTGCTCTCTCCTCCTCGCCCCAGGGCCACTCCTTTCCCTCCCCGGCCCACGGCCAGCTCCCGACCGCTTTCATCCCCACGTCGAAGCCGCCCTCCTCGGTGGCCTCTCTGATCTCCTCGTCCCCCTTTCGACCGATCTCCCTGTCGGCCTCCGCGAGCTTCACGGTCCCCGCTGCGAGCAGCACCGTCAGGTCGCGCAGGTCGCGGCCGTCGAGCTTGTCGAGCGTATCGGCGTGGGTGTGGCCCCAGCCGCGGCCGCTCTCGCCCGCGAGCGCCCGGCCCTGCACCCCGGGAACCCCACGCTGGACGAACGGCCAGTGGTCGCTGTGAGGCCTGATTCCCGAACTGACGTGGACCGGCGCGTCGAACTCCTCGGCCACCTCCTCGAACGCCTCGCCGACAGGTTCGAACCCGTGGGTGTAGATCGCCAGGTTCCGCGAGTAGCCCGCCCCGTCGAGGTTGAGGACGCACTTCACGGTCTCCAGGTCGCGCATGTGCGTCCAGTAGTAGGCCCCGTAGAGGCCGGTCTCCTCCGCGCCGAACGTGACGAGGCGGACCCTCGTCTCGAGGTCCTCTTCCATCCCCGCGAGTAGCCGTCCCACCTCCGCGACGAGCGCACAGCCCGCACCGTTGTCGTTCGCCCCCTCGCCAACGTCGTGCGCGTCGATGTGCGCCGTCACGAGCACCTCCTCTTCGGTGTCGGGTCCGACGACGCCCTCGACCGTCCGGGAGCGTGTCGGCTCGTTCCGACACTCGACCGAGAGCGTCGTCTCGACCGACTCGCGCTCGCAGTAGCGGACGAGGCGGCTCCCCAGCTCTTTCGAGACACCGACGGCGGGGATCGGCCCCGGGCCGGTTCTCGCACCGACGTCGCCGGTCGGGGGGAGACAGCCCTCGACGTGGTTCCGGAAGACGAACCCCGCTGCCCCCGCCTCGGCCGCCCAGGCGTACTTCTCGCCACGATGTACCCACCGGCCGTAGTCGTCGGGCGTGAGACTCGACGCCATCACGAGTTTCCCCTCTAGCTCTCGTTCCTCGAAATCCTCGGGGAGGCCGTCGCCGATGTCGACGAGTTCGCCGCTCACCTCGCCCGCTGGTGTCCCCGGCAGCGCGACGAGTTCGTTCGACTCCTCGAACCGCCTGTCGCCGATCGCAAGGGAGGTCTCCCCGCGCCACCAGCCGGGGATCGGGAACGCGGTCGTCTCGACCTCCCGAATCCCGTTCTCCACGAACCGCTCCGCGAGCAGCGCCGCGGCCTCCTCCTCGCCATCGGTCCCCGGCATCCGGTTCCCGACGTCGACCAGCGATTCGATCAGCTCTATCCCTCTCGTGCTCGTGTAGGCGTCACCGACGAGTTCCGTGGGCAGTGTTCCCATGACTGGGGCTCACGGGACCGTCGTATGTCGGTTTCGATCGGCTCCCGAACCGTGAGAAACCACGACGAACTACCGACCGAGCGCACAGACCATCACGATCGCCGTCTCGCCGTCCTGGTAGTAGCCGGGAACCTGCCGCTGGGGCTCGAAGCCGAACCGACGATAGAGCGAGCGCGCTGCGGCGTTCCCCACCCGGACCTCGAGTTTCACCCGTGCACAGCCCGCCGCCGCGAGCGCGCCGAGCGCCCGCGCGAGCAGGTCCCGGCCGATTCCCCGTTCCCGATACTCGGGATGGACCGCGATGTCCTTCACGTGGCCGATCGGCCGGCCGTGGTTCGGCACGCTGTCGGCGACGACGTAGCCGACGACCGCATCCCCCTCGCGCGCGACGAGGAATCCGGGTTCGGAGAGAAAGCGCTCGAACGCGGCGTAGGGCCACGGCTCGGCGAAGGAGGCGCTCTCGATCCGGTAGACCGAGAGCAGGTCCGCGCGGGTTGCCCGCTCGATCCGAAGGGGCGAAGCCGTCGTCACGATGGTCGGTACGAATCCGCCGGACAAAACGTCTCGGGCCGTCCCCTACCGGTCGTCGGTCGCCTCGCCGGGCCCGCCCGGCTCCTCGGGTCGCGCGCCGTCCTCGGCCTCCGGTCGGTCGTCCATCGCTCCCGGGCGCCCTTCCTCTCCGGGGTCGACCCGTCCGGGGTCGCCGGTTCCCGGCACGCCCGCACCGGGGTCTTCCATCCCGGTCGGGTCCGGGTCGTCAATCTGTTCGCCCGGCTCGGCGTCGGCGTACTTCCCCGCCGCCGCGTCGCTTCCATCGTCCGTAGGATCGTCGATCGGTGATCCCCTTTCGTCCCTGTGTTCGTCCTCGACCTCCTCGGTCGTTCGGATCACGACCTCGCCCTCGTCGATGCGCTCGATCCGGCCGTCGGGGATGGGCTTCGAGCCGTCGGCGTCACCCCACCCGAGTCTCGCCGTGACCGACTCGACGATTCCCGTGTCGACGTCGACGAAGAGCGTCCCCGCCTCGACGGCCGAGACGACGCCGACCGTCTCGCCGTCGGTGCTGACGACGTCCTTTCCCTCGTCACCGTCTTCGGGGTGTATCCTCGGGTTGCTCGCCATAGCTGTCGTACGGAACGGCTCTCCGGTGCAAAAGGCGTCTGCAGTCACCTGCAGACGGTACCGCTTACCGCCGTTCAGTCGTCGGCCTGTCCGGCTGAGACCGCAGGGAGTCGACTTCGTCTCCTCCCCGTTCAGTCGTCAGCCGGAGCCGCACCGCTTCCGCCCTCGGCCTGCTGTTTCGTGTAGGTGAGCTTCCCGCCGGCGGCGACGATCTCGCGCTCGCGCGGGCTGGCGCTGAGGTAGGCGCTCGCCTCCCAGTCGTCGTTGACACGGATGGTGAACTCGTTCTGACCGGAGGTGAGTCCCTCGGCGACGTCGTCGACGACCTGGATGTCGTCGCCCTGCTCGATCCGCTCGTAGCTCTCCGAGTCGATCGTGTACGGGACGATCCCGAAGTTGAACAGGTTCGCCTTGTGGATCCGGGCGAAGCTCTCGGCGAACACCGCCTCGATGCCGAGGTACATCGGACAGAGCGCGGCGTGCTCTCTCGAAGAGCCCTGCCCGTAGTTCTCGCCGGCGACCAGCACGCCGTTTCCGGCCTCCAGCGCTCGCTCCGAGAAGGTGTCGTCCACCCGCGAGAGGGTGAACTCCGAGAGCTTCTCGATGTTCGAGCGGTACATCAGGATGTCCGAACTCGCGGGGATGATGTGGTCGGTCGTGATGTTGTCCTCCATCTTGAGCAGCGCCTCGCCGCCGATGTGCGAGCCGAGGGGCTCTCTCAGGGGGACGTCGCCGATGTTCGGGCCCTTGATGAGGCCGTCGTCGACCGCCTCGTTCGGCGGGATGAGGTCGGCCTTCGAGCCGTCGTACGTCTCGGGCATCTCGAGGCCGGGGTCTTCGAGATCGCCGAGCTCCTCGGCGAGATCTCTGGGATCGACGATCTCGCCGGCGAGCGCCGCAGCGGTGGCGACCTCGGGCGAGCAGAGGTAGACTGAGTCGTCCTCGATCCCCGAGCGTCCCTCGAAGTTACGGTTGAACGTTCGAAGCGAGACGGAGTCGCTGCCGGGGACGTGGCCGATGCCGATGCAGGGTCCGCAGGTCGCCTCGGAGAAGTTGACGCCGGCGGCCATCATCTCGGCGGTCCAGCCCTCGCGGGCGAGCATCTCGGAGGCCTGCTTCGAGGCGGGCGCGACGATCATGTCGGTCGTCTTCGCGATCTCACGGCCCTCGAGCATCTTCGCCGCGGGGAGGATGTCCTCGTAGGCACCGTTCGTACAGGAGCCGATGATCACCTGATCGACGGGGGTGCCGGCGACCTCGCGCACGGGAACGATGTTGTCGGGCATCGAAGGTTCGGCGATCAGCGGCTCGAGCTCCGAGAGGTCGATGACGACCTGGTCGTCGTACTCGGCGTCGTCGTCGGGCTGGAGGTCGACGTAGGTGTCCTCGCGGCCGAGCTTGGCGAGGAACTCCCTCGTGCGCTCGTCGGTCGGGAAGATCGAGCTCGTCGCGCCGAGTTCGGTCCCGAGGTTGGTGATCGTCGTTCGCTCCGGTACCGAGAGCGTCTCGACGCCGGGGCCGGTGTACTCGAAGATCTTGCCGACGCCGCCCTTGACGGTGAGTTCTCCGAGGAGGTGGAGCGCGACGTCCTTCGCGGTCGCCCACTCGGGCAGTTCACCCTCGAGACGGATCTCGACGATCTCCGGCATGTCGATGTAGTACGCCCCGCCGCCCATCGCGACGGCGATGTCGAGACCGCCGGCTCCGATCGCGAGCTGGCCGAGCCCGCCGGGCGTCGGGGTGTGGCTGTCGGCCCCCAAGAGCGTCTTGCCGGGTGCGGCGAAGTTCTCCTTGTGGACCTGGTGGCAGATGCCGTTACCGGGTCGGGAGAAGTGCGCGCCGAACGTGCCCGCCGCGGACCGGAGGAAGCGGTGATCGTCGGTGTTCTTGAAGTCGAACTGGTAGGTCTGGTGGTCACAGTACTGGGCGGCGAGTTCGGTCTGGACCTCGTCCAGATCGAGCGCCTCGAACTGCAGCCAGACCATCGTCCCCGTCGTGTCCTGGGAGAGGACCTGGTCGATCTCGATGCCGATCTCCTCGCCCGTCTCGAGCTCGCCCTCCGCGAGGTGATCCGAGAGGATCTTCTCCGCGACTGTCTGTCCCATATCGTTCGAAAGTCGGCCACGCTCGCGTATAAATCCCGCGTATTTTACTATCGGAAACCCGAATAAACACGCCGACAGAGCGGCAACTCTTGCTTCGGGCACCGGGATCGAAAACGGTACCGGGTCCCACACCCGCCGGGATTCGACACCGTTTAGAGCACGACCGGAGAGTCACGCTCATGTTCCGCGACGGGCGATTCGTGGCCGACCACGTCGAACCGCTGACGGAAGAACAGATCCAGCCGAACGGCGTCGACCTCACGCTGGATTCGGTGTTCGAACCGCTCGAACCCGGCCGGATCGGCCGCGAGGACAAGGAGATCGGCGAACGCCAGGAGGTCGCGACCGAGGAGGTCGGCGAGTCGGTCCCCGACACGTACTACCTCCCACCCGGCGGCTACGTCGTCCGCTACGTCGAGGCGGTCTCGATCCCCGAAGAGCACGTCGGGTTCCTCTACCCTCGCTCGTCGCTCCTGCGAAACGGCTGTATGCTTAACACGGCCGTCTGGGACGCCGGCTACGAAGGGAGGGGTGAAGGGCTGTTGCAGGTCCACACCGACATCGAGATCGAGCGCGGGGCACGGATCGCCCAGCTCGTGCTCACCGAGGCCGAGCACTCCGGGACGTACGCGGGCTCCTACCAGGGCGAGAACCTCGCGGACTGGTCGTAGCCCGGGGGCGAAAGCGCTTATCACGAACGGCAGCGTAGCGTCACCTGAACGACGGTGCCCACCTCGTCCGCCGCGCCGCATTCCGGGAGAACGTCGTAGATGTCCGATACAACCACCGTCACCGTCGACCCGCACGTCCACTCCGAGGGCTCGTACGACGGCCACGAACCGGTCGAACTGATCCTCGAACATGCGAGCGACATCGGCCTCGACTGCGTGGTGATCACCGACCACGACGAGATCGACGAGTCGCTCTACGCCGCGGAGATCGCCCCCGAGTTCGGGCTGATCGGCGTCCCCGGCGTCGAGGTCTCGACCGCCAGCGGCCACCTGCTGGCGATCGGGGTCGAGGAGCGGCCGGAGCGAGGAAGGCCGTTCGACGAGACGGTCGGGATAGTCAGGGACCTCGGCGGGGCGGCGGTCGTTCCACATCCCTTTCAGCGGAGCCGACACGGGGTGAGAAAGCGGTTCATCGAGGACTGCGACGCCGTCGAGGTCTACAACTCGATGCTCTTCACCGGCTACAGGAACCGCCGGGCCGACACGTTCGCCGAGCGCCGTGACTACCCCAAAGTCGGCGCGAGCGACGCCCACTCCCTCCCGAACGTCGGGCGGGCGTACACGGAGGTGACGATCGAGGGAGTCCGAGAGGTTACCGAGGCCGACTCGACGGCCCTCGTCGACGCCCTCCGCGCCGGGGAGACGGCGATCAGTGGCCGGCGGACGCCGGTCCACAAGAGCACCCGACAGTACGCGAGAGGGGCGGTGAAGAAGTCGGCGTACCTCCTCACGAAGCGCCTCCCGGTCGTCCCGACGGTGCCCGCCTCGATGGGTGACTAGAGCAGACTACCGACCCAGCCCTCGAACCCGTCGGGAACCAGTCCTCGGAGCGTCTCCCCGTCGGTCTCCCCGTTCGCGCTCACGAGGTAGGCACGGCCGGGGACCTCGCCGTAGACCTCCTGGAAGTCGTAGACGAAGCCGTAGACCGACTCCCCTTCCGGTACCTCCGACGCGTCCCCGAGGAACGCGACCGCCTCCCGGACGTGGTACTCGACCAGCCGGTTCACGGCCTCGCTCTCGGGCACCGCGGGATCGACGACCCCGTCGTCGAGCGCGCGTTCGACGACCGGGACGAGCAGATCGATCCGCTTCGCGATCCCCGGCGGTTCCTCGCTCGCCTCGCCCCGAACGGCGCGGTACGCGGCCGTGATCGCCCCACAGCCGGTGTGGCCGACGACGACCGTCGTCCGGGTCGCCGTGTGGCGGATCGGATAGAGGACGCTCCCGTCGACGGTGAGCTCCCCGTCACAGCGGTCCCAGACGAGGTTCCCGATCGTGCTCGGGGTGAACAGCCACCCCGGCTCCTCGACCGACCACATCCCCTCCTGGGAGACCCTCGAGTCCGAACAGCAGACGGCGACAGCGGCCGGCTGCTGGCTCGCTCGCACCCCCTCGAAGTACTCCTCCGGCAACCCCGCTTCGTGTCTCCTGTTCCGTTCCAACAACGTTTCGAGCGACGCGCTCGGCATACCGTCCGCTCTCGGCGGGCGGTCAAAGCAGTATGGGTGGACCGTTCAGCCGCAGCCCTCACCCGGTCTCCCATCCCTCGCGAACGCTACACGGGAACTACCGCAGCCGGTCGATCAGCTCCGCCAGCGTCGCCAGATCGAACTGTCCGGGCGCGGTCGCCTCCTCGGATCTGACGGGCGCGTAGCCGATCACGGAGCCGTAGAGCGGCGCGACCGCCCGCGAGTGTCTCCCCGCTTCACCCATCGCCATCGTGGCTATCGGTCCCTCTCCCGAGAGGTCGTGGGTCACCGAGAGCAGCGAGAGGACGTCGGCTCTCCCGCCGGCGGTGACGGCGAGCTTTCCCACGTCGCCGTGGGCGAGCGCCTCCGAGAGCAGCTCACGCATCTCCATGGTCGAGGGCGTCCCCTCGAAGTCGTGGACCGAGGCGATCACGCGCACCTCGCGGTCGCGGGCGGCGTCGAGCAGGGGGTTCGCCTCGCCCCGTCGGAGGCTCTCCAGTTCGACGTCGACCGCCCCGACCGCGTCGTGTCTCGCCGCCTCGGCGAGCGCGTCGAGCCGCCCCTCCTCCCCCGCTCCCCCGCCCTCCCACGCGGCGCGGTTGGTCGCGATCAGCGGGAGTTCGCCGTCGTAGGCGGCGAGCGCGTCGAGCGGACGCTCCGCGAGGTCCATCCGGAACTCGACGCAGTCGGCGTGCTCGCGGGCGACCGGCTCGTCCCCCAGGTCGGCCGTCGCCGCCGCGAGCGTGAACGAGTCGAAACGGAGTCCCATGCGAGAGGTCAGCACGGGGTGCGAAAAACGGTTCCGGTCGCTTTTGTCCGTCGGCGCCGTAGCCGGCATCGAATGGACGAGTTACGACCCGGCAGACGGCGGTTTCTCGAACTCGCGGCGGGAAGCTCCGCGGTCGCCCTGGCCGGCTGTTCCGACGTCCGGGAGGCCCTCGGCGGCGAGGAGACCGAATCGGTCGACGTCCCCTCGGGCGAGGCGACCGTCACCGCAGCCGTCGAACCCAGCGACGAGGCGCTCGCGGAGCTCGAAGCGGAGGTGATAGAGCGCGTCGAGGAGGGCGAGATCGACCAGATGGAAGCCCAGGCGGAGTTCCAGGAGGGTCGACAGGAGCTGATCGCCGAGGCGGCCGAATCGTTCGAGCGCTCGGTGGACTCCGAGACCGAGGTCGCGATCGAGGACTCGATCGCCGAGTTCGGGGCGTATCTCGTCACCGGCGAGCCGGCGGAACTGATCGGACTGCTCTCGCTCGAAACGGTCGGCGCGCTCGTCTCGGGCGAGGTCTTCGACGAGATCGGCGAGGTCCCGGCCGAACCGCCGGAGGAGGCCCCGGAGGACGTCGAAGAGGACGAACTCGAGAACGGGGATGCGGACGACGAGGTCGCGGAGAACGATACGGACGACGGAGGAGCGACCGACGCCAGCGAGGACGACGAGGGCTGACCTGGCGGTTATGCGTCGGAACGGGGAACAGCGGTCAGACAACGATGCTGTCTTCGGCCTCGAGCAGCTCGTGGTACCGGTTCCTGATCGTCACTTCGCTGATGTCGGCGACCTCGCTCACCGCCGCCTGGGTGGTCTTCTCGTTGGTGAGCAACGCGGCGGCGTAGACGGCCGCGGCGGCGAGGCCGACCGGCGACTTCCCGGAGTGGACGCCCTTCTCCTTCGCGTTGCGCAACAGGTCGCGGGCGCGACCTTCTGCCTCGTCCGAGAGGCCGAGTCCACTGGCGAACCGGGGGACGTACTGTTCGGGGTCGGCGGGCCGCACCTCGAGGCCGAGTTCGCGGACGACGTAGCGGTACGTGCGGGCGATCTCGCTCTTCTCGACCCGGCTGACGTCGGCGATCTCGTCGAGCGACCGGGGGACGCCCGCCTGCCGGGCGGCGGCGTAGACGCTCGCGGTAGCGACGCCCTCGATCGACCGTCCGGGGAGGAGGTCCTCGTTGAGCGCGCGGCGGTAGATCACCGACGCGGTCTCCCTGACGTTCGTCGGGAGGCCGAGTGCGCTCGCCATCCGGTCGATCTCGCCGAGCGCCTGCTTCAGGTTGCGCTCCTTCGAATCCCTCGTTCGAAACCGTTCGTTCCACTTGCGCAGGCGCTGCATCTTCTGGCGTTGGCGGGACCCGAGGGCGTTGCCGTAGGCGTCCTTGTTCCGCCAGTCGATGTTCGTCGAGAGGCCCTTGTCGTGCATCGTGTTCGTCGTCGGAGCGCCGACGCGCGACTTCTGGTCTTTCTCTCTGGCGTCGAACGCACGCCACTCGGGACCCCGGTCGACGGAGTCCGACTCGACGACCAGGCCACAGTCGCCACAGACGGTCTCGCCGTGCTCCTCGTCGGAGACGAGGTGACCGCCACACTCCGGGCAGCCGTGGTCCTCGTCTACGCGTTCGTCTTCGTCTCGTTCGCGGGTTCTGATGTTGGAATCTGTCATTATGTGAACCAGGGGAGGGGCTACCGGGTCCGGAATCGGGACTCGGCTAGCTATCGCTGATCGGACGTTAGTCCGAAAGGAATTTAAGTGTTTCGGGTCTCGGATCATCAACCCGGTAGATACCTGTTGATTCGGGCACTCGGCGCCACTAACTCGAAAGGTTAATATGTGGTTACCCTGCCGTTTCCTCCGGGTCAGTGCTCGACGCCGACCCGCTCGTCGCCGCCCTCCTCGATCGCCGTCGAGAGCGAGACCTCGAGCGCGAGCATCGAGGCCGTCCCACCCGCGACCGTCACGAGGTTCTTCAGCAGGTGGTCGACGACGGCCGCGCCGAGGGCGATCGGCAGGCTCGCGGGCAGGAGCGCGACCACCAGCACCGTGAACGCGCCCTCGTAGAGCCCGATCCCGCCGGGCGACAGCGGGAGCACCTTCGCGAGGTTACCGACGCAGACGGCGAGCGTACAGACCCCGAGGATCGCGAGCGGCGCGGCCTGCACCCCGAACGCGCGGAGGACGAGCGCCGCGGCGAGGACGTCGATCGCCCAGATCAGCGCGCTCGCCGCGCCGACCCTGGCGGAGGTCCTCGGCGTCCTCGCGATCGCCTGGACGTCCCCGGCGAACCGCTCGACCGCACGTGTGACACCCTCCGTGTAGGTGTCCTCGCTCGCACGGGCGAGCGCCGGTCGCACGAACCGACGGTCGGAGTGCGCGCTCGCGAGGACGACCACGCAGAGCGCGACGGCGAGCACCCCGACGCCGCCCGCCGCGATCACGCCCACGCGCCCACTTTCGGCGACCGCACCACCTGCCGGGAGGTCGGCGGAGAGCCCCCCCGAACTCGTCATCCCGCTCGCGACCAGCGCGAGGAACGCGCTGGTCGCGAGCGCGGCGATGGTGAGCGTGTCGAAGAGCCGTTCGACCGCGAGCGAGGCGGCCCCCGTCGGGTAGCCCACCCCGCGTCTCACCTTCAGCACGTAGGCCCTGACGGCGTCGCCCGCCCGCGCCGGGAGCGCGACGTTCGCGGTCTGGCTCAGGAAGATCACCCCGGTGAGAAAGCCCACCTCCTCCCGGTGGCCGAGTTCGGCGAGTACGTCCCGATACCTGAGCCCGCGGAGCGGCCACGAGAGGAGGTAGACGGCCACCGCGAGCCCGACGAGGACCGGGTCGGCCGCGCGCACCTCGCTCACCACCGTCCCGAGGTCGACGTACCGGGCGGTGACGGCGAGCGCGAGGAGGACGAGGAGGAGGCCGGCGACGAGACTCACTCGCGTGGTCAGCCGTGGGCGGACCGAGAGCCCCCACCACGTCCGACCGAGCGCACCTCCCATGCCGAGGACGTCCCGAACCGGATCGACGGTCGTCCCCTCGCCCGGCGTCCACTCCACCGGAAGCTCCCTGATCCGGTAGCCCTGGCGCTGGGCGCGGACGAGCACCTCGGTGTCCCAGAACCAGTGGCCGTCCTCGACCTCGGGGAGCAACGAGTACAACACCTCGCGGTCGAACGCCTTGAACCCGCACTGGTGGTCTCTGAGCTCCGAACGCAGGCCGACCCTCACGAGCGCGTTGTAGACCCGACTCGCGACCCTCCGGGAGAGGGGTCGATCGGCGTCGGAGTCCGGCAGGAGCCGCGAGCCGGTCGCGACGTCGTACTCGCCGGATCGGACGCTCTCGACGAGCGGTTCCAGGTGCCCGAGATCGGTCGCGAGGTCGGTGTCGAAGTAGACGAGCACTTCCCCCTCTGCCTCCCGGAACGCCCTGCAGAGCGCCCGTCCTCGGCCGAGGCGCTCGTCGCTGTGGACGTGTCGAACCCGGTGATCGTCGCGGGCGAGTCGGGCGGCGATCTCGGGGGTCCGATCGGAGCAGCCGTCCTCGGCGACGAGCACCTCGAACGCGGGGAGAAACGACTCGCAGGCCTCGATCGTCCGCCGCACGGCCGACTCGATCGTCGCCGCCTCGTCGAACGCGGGGAGGACGACGCTCACGGGCGGACCCATTGGACGAACTGGGCCGCCTCGGAGTAAGTACCTTCTGACCGCGGGCGTTACCCTCGCGTACCAACCGGGGGGACCTCGTCCGGGGCTCACTCGGCTTCGAGCCGGAAAAACGCCGGAAGGAGGCGTGTTACGCTGCCGTACCAAATCCCCTATACGTGGAACCGCCGTGATCTTCTGCTATGAGCGCCACCGCCCACCCGCCCCAGTCGCTGACCGAGAAGCAGCGCCGCATCCTCGGCTACCTTAGGGATCGCGCGGACACCCGCACCTACTTCAAGTCCCGACTGATCGGCGAGGAGCTCGGCCTGAGCGCGAAGGAGGTCGGCACGAACATGACCGCGATCGCGAACGGCGAGTTCGACGTCCGCGTCGAGAAGTGGGGCTACTCCTCCAGTACGACCTGGAAAGTGACGGCGTGATCGGGACGTCTCCGGAGCGCTCTCTTTCCCTCCCTCCCCGACGATAGCTCACGGAGCGTCCACAGCGCTCGGAGGCCGCTCCACGCGGGTACATATTGCTCTTAGATACTTACTTGTATAAGCCGAGAGAGCACTCGATCGCAATGTCGAAACGAGCCAGCATGCTCAACCGGCGACGCTTCGTGAGCGGTGTGGGTGCGGCCGCCGTCGGTGCGGCGGTCGGATCCACGAGCGCCGGTGCCAGCGAGGACGACGAGGAGGAGACGGGCGACGAACGTGACGAGGGCGAGGGGACCGGCGACGAGGGTCACGACGGGTCGTACGACGACCGGGCGACCGTAATCGCCCACCGCGGGTTCGCCGATACCTATCCCGAGAACACCATCGCAGCGTTCGAGCAGTCGACGATCGGTGAGGACGACGA
This region of Halalkalicoccus sp. CGA53 genomic DNA includes:
- a CDS encoding carbonic anhydrase; its protein translation is MPSASLETLLERNRRHEAGLPEEYFEGVRASQQPAAVAVCCSDSRVSQEGMWSVEEPGWLFTPSTIGNLVWDRCDGELTVDGSVLYPIRHTATRTTVVVGHTGCGAITAAYRAVRGEASEEPPGIAKRIDLLVPVVERALDDGVVDPAVPESEAVNRLVEYHVREAVAFLGDASEVPEGESVYGFVYDFQEVYGEVPGRAYLVSANGETDGETLRGLVPDGFEGWVGSLL
- a CDS encoding type I 3-dehydroquinate dehydratase, which translates into the protein MGLRFDSFTLAAATADLGDEPVAREHADCVEFRMDLAERPLDALAAYDGELPLIATNRAAWEGGGAGEEGRLDALAEAARHDAVGAVDVELESLRRGEANPLLDAARDREVRVIASVHDFEGTPSTMEMRELLSEALAHGDVGKLAVTAGGRADVLSLLSVTHDLSGEGPIATMAMGEAGRHSRAVAPLYGSVIGYAPVRSEEATAPGQFDLATLAELIDRLR
- a CDS encoding transcription initiation factor IIB, producing MTDSNIRTRERDEDERVDEDHGCPECGGHLVSDEEHGETVCGDCGLVVESDSVDRGPEWRAFDAREKDQKSRVGAPTTNTMHDKGLSTNIDWRNKDAYGNALGSRQRQKMQRLRKWNERFRTRDSKERNLKQALGEIDRMASALGLPTNVRETASVIYRRALNEDLLPGRSIEGVATASVYAAARQAGVPRSLDEIADVSRVEKSEIARTYRYVVRELGLEVRPADPEQYVPRFASGLGLSDEAEGRARDLLRNAKEKGVHSGKSPVGLAAAAVYAAALLTNEKTTQAAVSEVADISEVTIRNRYHELLEAEDSIVV
- a CDS encoding flippase-like domain-containing protein; protein product: MGPPVSVVLPAFDEAATIESAVRRTIEACESFLPAFEVLVAEDGCSDRTPEIAARLARDDHRVRHVHSDERLGRGRALCRAFREAEGEVLVYFDTDLATDLGHLEPLVESVRSGEYDVATGSRLLPDSDADRPLSRRVASRVYNALVRVGLRSELRDHQCGFKAFDREVLYSLLPEVEDGHWFWDTEVLVRAQRQGYRIRELPVEWTPGEGTTVDPVRDVLGMGGALGRTWWGLSVRPRLTTRVSLVAGLLLVLLALAVTARYVDLGTVVSEVRAADPVLVGLAVAVYLLSWPLRGLRYRDVLAELGHREEVGFLTGVIFLSQTANVALPARAGDAVRAYVLKVRRGVGYPTGAASLAVERLFDTLTIAALATSAFLALVASGMTSSGGLSADLPAGGAVAESGRVGVIAAGGVGVLAVALCVVVLASAHSDRRFVRPALARASEDTYTEGVTRAVERFAGDVQAIARTPRTSARVGAASALIWAIDVLAAALVLRAFGVQAAPLAILGVCTLAVCVGNLAKVLPLSPGGIGLYEGAFTVLVVALLPASLPIALGAAVVDHLLKNLVTVAGGTASMLALEVSLSTAIEEGGDERVGVEH
- a CDS encoding DUF7123 family protein gives rise to the protein MSATAHPPQSLTEKQRRILGYLRDRADTRTYFKSRLIGEELGLSAKEVGTNMTAIANGEFDVRVEKWGYSSSTTWKVTA